One Candidatus Paceibacterota bacterium genomic region harbors:
- a CDS encoding trypsin-like peptidase domain-containing protein, translating into MIEKSPIIEIAKRICPAVITIIISRDLPKIEGFYFFPYGEQEFLVPKMQKGKKEKTKIGGGSGFIVSQDGYVITSNHVVGEKDADYTVIYEPKKTYPAKVISRDPINDIAVLKIQGKNFPCLELADSDKVELGETVIAVGNALGEFHDTVSTGVVSGLSRYIAAFSGLSKQAEMLRGLIQTDAAINPGNSGGPLVNIEGKVIGVNTATVMGAQNIGFAIPINYAKRDLEEVKKYGRIKRPFLGVKYIILNKEISEKNKLPVDYGALITRETLGESAIVPGGAADKAGLREFDIILECQKEKITEENPLSCILQKYQISQEISLKVLRNKKEITVKAKLREKK; encoded by the coding sequence ATGATAGAAAAATCACCGATTATTGAAATCGCAAAAAGGATCTGCCCGGCAGTCATCACCATTATCATATCCCGCGACCTTCCTAAAATAGAGGGATTTTATTTTTTCCCATACGGAGAGCAGGAATTTCTCGTGCCTAAAATGCAAAAGGGCAAAAAGGAAAAAACGAAAATCGGAGGAGGATCCGGTTTTATCGTCTCTCAAGACGGCTATGTTATTACCAGCAACCATGTTGTCGGCGAAAAAGATGCTGATTACACCGTAATTTATGAACCAAAAAAGACTTACCCGGCTAAAGTAATTTCCAGGGATCCGATTAACGACATTGCTGTTTTAAAAATCCAGGGCAAGAACTTCCCTTGCCTTGAATTAGCTGATTCAGACAAAGTTGAGCTGGGAGAAACAGTTATTGCTGTAGGCAACGCTCTTGGCGAGTTCCACGACACTGTCAGCACCGGAGTGGTTTCCGGCCTATCCCGCTACATTGCTGCTTTTTCCGGCTTATCAAAACAAGCGGAAATGCTGAGAGGTTTAATCCAAACAGATGCAGCCATTAATCCTGGCAATTCTGGAGGACCATTGGTTAATATTGAAGGAAAAGTAATCGGTGTTAATACAGCCACTGTCATGGGCGCCCAGAATATCGGCTTTGCCATTCCAATTAATTACGCGAAAAGAGATTTGGAAGAAGTTAAAAAATACGGAAGAATAAAAAGGCCATTTTTGGGAGTAAAATACATTATTCTCAACAAGGAAATATCAGAGAAAAATAAACTGCCTGTTGATTACGGAGCCCTGATAACCAGGGAAACCTTGGGAGAATCAGCTATAGTGCCAGGGGGCGCAGCTGACAAAGCGGGCTTAAGAGAATTTGACATAATTCTAGAGTGCCAGAAAGAGAAAATTACCGAAGAAAACCCGCTTTCATGTATTCTACAAAAATACCAAATTAGCCAAGAGATTTCTTTAAAAGTCTTGAGAAACAAAAAAGAAATAACTGTAAAAGCTAAATTAAGAGAGAAAAAATAA
- the pilM gene encoding type IV pilus assembly protein PilM, with translation MFDFLNLKQKAFGLDISDFSLKIAKLRKQGQFFSVSSFKEMPLEAGIVRKGEIRDEDKLAEAIKKSVRDVQGEKLQTKDAIISLPEEKSFLRIIQMPKLSGEDLRSAIVLEAENHIPLPMEEVYFDYQAIAPLYDHLDHLDVLIVGFPRKIIDSYVSCLKKANIRPVALELESLAITRALIEKEVSTHPVFMLDFGLSKTNLIIFSGNSVKFTFFLPVSSQELTEAIARSMQIDLVKAENLKKQYGLEGKADKTGEEVFNALIPPLTDLIEQIKKYLDYYRTRPQHEHLPPDAIKEEIILVCGGGAKLKGLTDFLSSQLKIAVKIGNPWTNILPSASQPKEKALIYEKEESLSYTTVLGLALRGIKEND, from the coding sequence ATGTTTGATTTTCTTAATTTAAAACAAAAAGCCTTTGGACTGGATATTTCTGATTTCTCCTTGAAAATCGCCAAGCTTAGGAAGCAGGGCCAGTTTTTTAGCGTATCTTCCTTTAAAGAGATGCCCTTGGAAGCTGGCATAGTCAGAAAGGGAGAAATTAGAGACGAAGATAAATTGGCAGAAGCAATTAAAAAGTCAGTAAGAGACGTCCAAGGTGAAAAACTGCAGACAAAAGATGCTATAATTTCTCTGCCGGAAGAGAAATCTTTTTTGAGGATAATCCAAATGCCCAAGCTTTCAGGAGAAGATTTGAGGTCAGCGATAGTTCTTGAAGCTGAGAATCACATACCCTTGCCCATGGAAGAAGTTTATTTTGATTACCAGGCTATTGCTCCTTTATACGATCACTTGGACCATCTTGATGTCTTAATTGTTGGCTTTCCACGGAAGATAATCGATTCCTACGTCAGCTGCCTTAAAAAAGCCAATATTAGGCCAGTTGCTTTAGAGCTAGAATCTCTGGCTATTACCCGCGCTTTAATAGAAAAAGAGGTTTCTACTCATCCTGTTTTTATGCTTGATTTTGGCTTGAGTAAGACAAACCTTATCATATTTTCCGGCAATTCTGTAAAGTTTACGTTTTTTCTGCCCGTTTCTTCACAAGAGCTTACTGAAGCTATAGCCCGTTCCATGCAAATTGATTTGGTTAAGGCTGAAAACTTGAAAAAGCAATACGGTTTGGAAGGTAAAGCAGATAAAACAGGAGAAGAAGTCTTTAACGCTTTAATTCCGCCTTTGACCGATTTAATAGAACAAATTAAAAAATATCTTGATTATTATCGTACTCGGCCCCAGCACGAACACTTGCCGCCTGACGCGATAAAAGAAGAAATTATTCTGGTTTGCGGAGGCGGAGCCAAGCTGAAAGGGCTGACTGATTTTCTTTCTTCACAGCTTAAAATTGCGGTGAAAATAGGCAATCCCTGGACGAACATTCTGCCTTCGGCCAGCCAGCCCAAAGAGAAGGCTTTGATTTATGAAAAAGAAGAATCGTTGAGCTATACCACTGTTCTGGGATTAGCATTAAGGGGAATCAAAGAAAATGATTAA
- a CDS encoding type II secretion system protein, giving the protein MKKGFTLIETMATIAVFALAMGLVVGLIVMTYRTYGQTWQKSSTTNEARKAIETMVQEIRKARSGEDGSYLLGKVDDGELIIYSDIDKDSSIEKVRYFWQAGETINSFKKGVTEPFNNEGVISYPLDQEQIENLSSFVCNDLPVFRYFDSNNQEIAELSSRILNTRLIQVYLAINADPDNPSQNFELLSSAQIRNLKEE; this is encoded by the coding sequence ATGAAAAAAGGATTTACTCTCATTGAAACCATGGCCACTATCGCTGTTTTTGCTTTGGCTATGGGCCTTGTTGTCGGCTTGATTGTTATGACCTATAGGACATACGGACAAACTTGGCAAAAGTCTTCAACTACCAACGAAGCAAGGAAAGCTATTGAAACAATGGTTCAGGAAATCAGAAAGGCCAGATCTGGAGAAGACGGTTCTTATCTTCTTGGGAAGGTTGATGACGGAGAATTAATAATCTATTCAGATATCGATAAAGACAGCAGTATTGAAAAGGTCAGATATTTTTGGCAGGCCGGAGAAACGATCAACAGTTTTAAAAAAGGGGTGACAGAACCCTTCAATAACGAAGGAGTAATCAGCTATCCCTTGGATCAGGAACAGATTGAAAATTTAAGCTCTTTTGTTTGTAACGACCTGCCTGTTTTCAGATATTTTGACAGCAATAATCAGGAGATAGCAGAACTTAGCAGCCGCATCCTTAATACAAGGCTGATCCAGGTTTATTTAGCCATCAATGCTGATCCGGACAATCCCTCTCAGAATTTTGAATTATTGTCTTCAGCCCAGATAAGAAATTTAAAAGAAGAGTAA
- a CDS encoding type II secretion system F family protein: protein MPIYNYFAKSLKGEEKSGIAQAKDKKELSQILKDQGFILIRVGEKEESAKKSKSVSLFSFGGKVPLTEKLIFTRNLQVMISSDLALPKALETLALQTKNKKFKEAILDISNEIIKGNNFSEALTKYPQIFSGLFQNMVKVGEEAGNLDEVLKILALQLEKENELKSKIKSAMMYPAVIISAMIGIGILMLIMVVPSLADTFEELEIELPLTTQIVVGLGTFLATNWLFVLLGIIFLVFILSFTPKIKKGKRAMDALFLKIPVISTLVIKTNSAQAIRTLGSLISAGVPIIRSLKVTSDVLSNIYYKDALLVAMEKVKKGEKLSDALSPYENIFPLVVIQMIKVGEETGQTAPILTKLADFFEEEIDYATKNLVSVIEPVLMIMIGAAIGFFAISMIQPMYSMLGAI from the coding sequence ATGCCTATTTATAATTATTTCGCCAAATCCTTAAAGGGAGAAGAAAAATCAGGGATAGCCCAGGCTAAAGACAAAAAAGAGCTGTCCCAAATTTTGAAAGACCAGGGTTTTATTTTAATTAGGGTCGGAGAGAAAGAAGAATCAGCAAAAAAAAGCAAATCTGTCAGTTTGTTTTCTTTCGGCGGGAAAGTTCCCTTGACCGAAAAATTAATTTTCACCAGAAACCTCCAGGTAATGATAAGTTCTGACCTTGCTTTGCCCAAAGCTCTTGAAACTTTAGCTTTGCAGACAAAAAACAAAAAATTCAAAGAAGCTATTCTAGACATCAGCAATGAGATTATTAAGGGAAACAATTTTTCTGAAGCTTTGACAAAATACCCCCAGATTTTTTCAGGACTTTTTCAGAACATGGTGAAGGTTGGAGAAGAAGCCGGCAACCTTGACGAAGTGTTGAAGATTCTGGCCCTGCAATTGGAAAAGGAAAACGAGCTGAAGTCAAAGATAAAAAGCGCCATGATGTATCCGGCAGTAATAATTTCGGCGATGATCGGCATAGGTATTTTGATGCTGATCATGGTTGTGCCGAGTCTGGCTGATACTTTTGAGGAATTGGAAATTGAATTGCCCCTTACCACCCAAATAGTAGTTGGCTTGGGAACGTTTTTGGCCACTAATTGGCTTTTCGTTCTTTTGGGCATTATTTTCCTTGTTTTCATTTTGTCTTTCACTCCGAAAATTAAAAAAGGTAAAAGAGCGATGGATGCTTTATTTTTGAAAATTCCGGTTATTTCTACTTTGGTGATAAAAACTAACTCTGCTCAGGCTATTAGGACTTTGGGTTCTTTGATTTCTGCTGGCGTGCCGATTATAAGATCTTTAAAGGTTACTTCAGACGTACTGTCTAATATTTATTACAAGGACGCTCTTTTGGTAGCCATGGAGAAAGTCAAAAAAGGAGAAAAGCTTTCAGATGCCTTGAGTCCTTATGAAAATATATTTCCTCTGGTTGTTATCCAGATGATTAAAGTCGGCGAAGAAACCGGCCAGACAGCGCCCATTTTGACCAAATTGGCCGACTTTTTCGAAGAAGAAATAGATTACGCTACCAAGAATTTAGTTTCCGTTATTGAACCTGTTTTAATGATTATGATCGGAGCTGCTATCGGTTTCTTTGCCATCTCAATGATTCAGCCGATGTATTCGATGTTAGGCGCAATTTAA
- a CDS encoding type II/IV secretion system protein, with protein sequence MRVEPQQLKAFLLDAKLTTEKQFNEVQKEAEKKGQKVQDALVCEGIISQEDMIKMEAYILGIPFVDLEREKIDDEILKIIPEPIARSNNIVAFRKKGKDLEVAMLDPEDLGTIDFIKKTADFRILPRLTTPQGIKNVLLQYQKSLEAEFGDIIKKEAGGIKTVKDSALTEKGEVEDLKKAAEDLPVIKIIDTLLKHAILGRASDIHIEPTRKEVIVRYRIDGILRDAMVLPKQASSGIVARIKVLSNLKLDEHRLPQDGRFRVEAEDYKFSIRVSILPVFDGEKVVMRLLSETAKAFTLEQLGLRGESLEFIQDNLRKPIGMILVTGPTGSGKTTTLYSMMEILNSPAINISTIEDPIEYRMPRINQTQVNAKIGLTFASGLRSLVRQDPDVIMVGEIRDNETASLAINAALTGHLVLSTLHTSSAVGAMPRLIDMKVEPFLISSTLNVVLAQRLVRRLCEEKEKYNLKDSEIKNLKKYCDLDRILKALKEEKIIKEDQDLKDVTFYRPKTTKDSPEGYQGRLGIYEVLPVTETIKELIVKEADAEQIQKQALQEGMRTMVEDGFLKAAQGITSIEEVLRVAVD encoded by the coding sequence ATGAGAGTAGAGCCGCAACAATTAAAAGCTTTTCTTTTGGATGCCAAATTAACCACTGAAAAGCAGTTTAATGAGGTCCAAAAAGAAGCTGAAAAGAAAGGCCAAAAAGTTCAGGACGCTTTAGTTTGTGAAGGAATCATTTCACAAGAAGATATGATTAAGATGGAAGCGTATATCTTGGGCATTCCTTTTGTCGATTTGGAAAGGGAAAAGATTGATGATGAAATCTTGAAGATTATTCCTGAACCCATCGCCCGCTCCAACAATATCGTTGCTTTCAGGAAAAAAGGAAAAGATTTGGAGGTGGCTATGCTTGATCCAGAAGACCTGGGAACGATTGATTTTATTAAAAAAACCGCTGATTTTAGGATTTTACCGAGATTAACCACTCCACAAGGCATTAAAAACGTTCTTCTGCAATATCAGAAGAGCTTGGAAGCTGAGTTCGGAGATATAATAAAAAAAGAGGCCGGCGGAATCAAAACAGTCAAAGACAGTGCTTTGACAGAAAAAGGAGAGGTCGAGGATTTAAAAAAAGCAGCTGAGGATTTGCCGGTAATTAAAATTATCGATACTCTTTTGAAACACGCTATTTTAGGCAGAGCTTCAGATATTCATATTGAACCGACGAGAAAAGAAGTAATAGTCAGATACAGGATTGACGGCATTTTAAGGGATGCCATGGTTTTGCCAAAACAGGCCAGTTCAGGAATCGTTGCCAGAATAAAGGTTTTATCCAATTTAAAACTTGATGAACATAGACTGCCCCAAGACGGCCGTTTCAGGGTTGAAGCTGAAGATTACAAGTTTTCAATCCGTGTTTCTATTCTGCCGGTTTTTGACGGAGAGAAAGTGGTAATGAGGCTTTTGTCGGAAACAGCTAAAGCATTTACTTTAGAACAGTTGGGCTTGAGAGGAGAGTCGTTGGAATTCATTCAGGACAATTTAAGAAAGCCGATCGGCATGATTTTAGTAACCGGCCCCACTGGCTCTGGTAAAACCACTACCTTATATTCAATGATGGAGATTTTAAACAGTCCGGCTATAAATATTTCAACCATTGAAGATCCTATTGAATATAGGATGCCGAGAATCAACCAGACTCAGGTGAATGCCAAAATCGGACTGACTTTTGCTTCCGGACTCCGTTCTTTGGTCAGGCAGGATCCTGACGTAATTATGGTAGGTGAAATCAGAGACAATGAAACCGCAAGCTTGGCCATCAACGCTGCCCTAACCGGCCATCTGGTTTTGTCCACATTGCACACTTCTTCAGCTGTCGGCGCTATGCCTCGGCTTATCGATATGAAAGTTGAACCGTTTTTAATCTCTTCGACTCTGAATGTTGTTTTGGCTCAAAGATTAGTCAGGCGGCTTTGCGAGGAGAAAGAAAAATACAATTTAAAAGACTCTGAAATAAAAAATCTTAAAAAATACTGCGATTTGGACAGAATCTTAAAAGCATTAAAAGAAGAAAAAATAATAAAGGAAGACCAAGATTTGAAAGATGTTACTTTTTACCGGCCGAAAACCACCAAAGATTCTCCTGAAGGATACCAGGGCAGGCTTGGGATTTACGAAGTGTTGCCGGTTACCGAAACCATAAAGGAATTAATAGTAAAAGAGGCTGATGCCGAACAAATACAAAAACAGGCTTTGCAGGAAGGCATGAGAACAATGGTTGAAGACGGCTTCCTAAAGGCAGCACAGGGCATCACTTCAATCGAGGAAGTTTTAAGAGTAGCGGTAGACTAA
- a CDS encoding response regulator: MKTILFIEDESTLQKTLGEVLTKEGYHVVSALDGEIGLRIAKEKKPDLILLDLILPKMNGFEVLKKIKEEEAIKDVPIIVLTNLEGMEDIQKALELGAATYLVKTNYSLEEVLEKIKKTINE, translated from the coding sequence ATGAAAACAATTCTTTTTATTGAAGACGAATCCACTCTCCAAAAGACTTTAGGGGAAGTTTTAACCAAAGAAGGTTACCATGTAGTCTCCGCTCTAGATGGAGAAATAGGACTGAGAATAGCAAAAGAAAAAAAGCCGGACTTGATTCTTCTTGATCTGATTTTGCCGAAGATGAACGGATTTGAAGTTCTAAAGAAGATAAAAGAAGAAGAGGCAATCAAAGACGTACCGATAATCGTTTTAACCAATCTTGAAGGAATGGAAGACATACAAAAGGCTTTGGAACTGGGAGCAGCCACTTATTTGGTGAAAACGAATTATAGCCTGGAAGAAGTACTGGAGAAAATAAAAAAGACTATCAACGAATAA